The following DNA comes from Candidatus Dormiibacterota bacterium.
CGCCAACCAGTCGTGCATCACCCTGCATGCCTGGCTCAGCCGGGTGGGGCATCTCGAGTCGCCCGACCAGCTGATGTTCGACCTCGACCCGTCCACCGAGGGCTTCGACCAGGTGGGTGACGCGGCCCGGGCGGTGCGCGAGCTGCTCGACGAGCTCCACCTGCCCGCGTACGTGAAGACGACCGGGTCGCGCGGGCTCCATGTCGTGACCCCCCTCGACGGTGGGGCGGGGATCGAGGAGGTGCGCGGCTTCGCTCGGGGCGTCGCCGAGGTGCTGGTCGCCCGGATGCCCTCGGCGCTCACCCTCGAGTGGAGCAAGGAGCGGCGCGGGAGCCGCCTGTACCTCGACGTCCTGCGCGGCGGCTACGCACAGACCGCGGTGGCGCCGTACTCGGTGCGCCCGCTGCGGGGGGCGCCGGTCGCCACCCCGCTGCGATGGGAGGAGCTCGACGAGCCCGGGTTCGACGCCCGGGGATTCACGCTGCGGACGGTGCCCGAGAGGGTCGCGCGGGAGGGCGATCCATGGGCGGGGATGGAGCGGCACGCGCGGTCGCTGGAGGAGCCGCGGCGACGGCTGGCGAAGCTCGCCC
Coding sequences within:
- the ligD gene encoding non-homologous end-joining DNA ligase: MSTLTLTVGGRAVEVTHPDRVLFPEDGITKQDLAEYHAAMAPHMIPHILGRPLMLQRFPNGIDRPGFMQKDASRLPDWVHRVEVRKEGGTVVHAIADEPATLVHLANQSCITLHAWLSRVGHLESPDQLMFDLDPSTEGFDQVGDAARAVRELLDELHLPAYVKTTGSRGLHVVTPLDGGAGIEEVRGFARGVAEVLVARMPSALTLEWSKERRGSRLYLDVLRGGYAQTAVAPYSVRPLRGAPVATPLRWEELDEPGFDARGFTLRTVPERVAREGDPWAGMERHARSLEEPRRRLAKLAQT